The following nucleotide sequence is from Deltaproteobacteria bacterium.
GCAGGGAGTAGGAGGGGGACTCTCCTTGAAAAGAATGGGAGCCGCATTGATCATTCTGTTTCTCTTTTTCCCTGCTGTTGTCTCTCCCTTGGGAGTGTATTATTCCAAAAAAGTAGGAAGGTTGAATCTTGATCAACTTCAAGCAGTTAAAGATCACTTTACGATTAGCGTCAGTAACTCAATAATTAAAAAAATAGAAAAAGAGGTGGAAAACGAGAATCTTTCTCTACAGGGGAGAAACCTTTTCCAGTTGGCCCGAAATCATCGTTTTGTTATTTACTCATCTCATATCTTGTATAAGACAGTTAAAGTATTCAATATCCTATTTCTCCTCTTCCTTTTTGGCCTGATAAAAAGGAGACAGATAGGGTATCGCCAGGATGAGTTTCTTCTCTTTGCCATCTACGTAGTATTTGTACCAATTTTTCTCCTTTATCTCAGCGCCTCCAATTACTTATCTACCAGACACCCCTTTCCCATGGTGGTCCCTTCCCTGATCTGGAGTGGAGTGGGGTTTGTGGAGATAAAAGAGCGGATGATTCTATGGATGAAGGGGAGGGATTTCCCTTTAAGGAAACAGGCCCTTCGCTGGGCAACCCCTCTTTTGCTCCTTATGATCTGCGTCCCTCTGCTCTCTATGGCATGGGCACCTAACAGAAAGGACAAATTGGAGCTCAAGGAGATCGGGTTGTGGCTGAAAGACCACGGTTATGCCCATTCTGTTATTATAGGGCAGGGTGAGTTCAGCCGTCTTGCTTTTTATGCTGATGGGGAGTTTATCCACCTGCCCAAGGGGTCTTATGAAGATACCATAAGATTTGCCAGAAAGAAGGAGGCGAGCATCCTCATAATCAACAAAAAGACCGTAGAAAGTCTTTCCCCGAATTTTTTAGATATGGTATCTCCCAGAGATCTCCAGCAGATCGAAATCCCCGGCATAAAGACCCCTAAATATGCCACTACGGTCTTTCTTGTAAAGGGTGTGGGAGAGAAATAGAATGAAGGGAATTCCTCTAGATTTAAGCTTCTTGAGAAAACAAAAGAGGATTTTGGT
It contains:
- a CDS encoding glycosyltransferase family 39 protein, with product MKSQYLVVDKKWELPIILTSLFLGALVVRWLAILQNPVVATDAIFYIKLAKLYSTGDYVAAFKLYPYGFFPLLIASFQKICGDWALAGQWVSVLCGALTVIPLYLLARRIFDEKIALWGAIFYIISPNLVKYSAEVLRDIPFVFFYTTALWWGLRGAKDGNMVSIALASVFVYLSSLFRAEGLPLLIILSLYLIWQGVGGGLSLKRMGAALIILFLFFPAVVSPLGVYYSKKVGRLNLDQLQAVKDHFTISVSNSIIKKIEKEVENENLSLQGRNLFQLARNHRFVIYSSHILYKTVKVFNILFLLFLFGLIKRRQIGYRQDEFLLFAIYVVFVPIFLLYLSASNYLSTRHPFPMVVPSLIWSGVGFVEIKERMILWMKGRDFPLRKQALRWATPLLLLMICVPLLSMAWAPNRKDKLELKEIGLWLKDHGYAHSVIIGQGEFSRLAFYADGEFIHLPKGSYEDTIRFARKKEASILIINKKTVESLSPNFLDMVSPRDLQQIEIPGIKTPKYATTVFLVKGVGEK